Proteins from one Mycobacteriales bacterium genomic window:
- a CDS encoding EAL domain-containing protein encodes MATAVDASATPWAEAARAADTNAFGLPGGLDLRPLPEPRRMLPWRLTGQALRGHRGSLGLGLVALACVAFMISFVPGLRAHPGFSPIWDGLVGNAVYLGAAGLAAARLRLSGPDRTARRLLAIGLGLYAAGWVCWSVLSWAGAARRSGLSADVLWLAFYPCAYAAIVLLARPRTPRLVYRAAGLDGLIGALGVGSLGAAFLAARWHGAGRALGGPGMALIYPLTDLLLIVLLVGALGLFGWRVPSGWWPLLGGLTLLTVTDVAFLGRVTSGSRAGSWLDAAWMAAMLLLAAGRGSAAASRPDQMRPTLVVPLVCGGASIAVLAVQAHSPFNELVWGLATGCLVAVMARLAATSRELHRLAASHALTLTDELTGLASRRAFLDSARDVFLARPDQRHALLLLDLDRFKEVNDSLGHRTGDALLAMVSPRLAQLVGSRDLLARLGGDEFAVLLHGAGVPGAHAAADYLRDALREPVTIDGVTLQVDASIGIAVFPEHGTTIGTLLQHADIAMYQAKENRDGPQLFTGTDQAAGRERLVTLDELRRALRERQLVLHYQPKVELPSGRVLGVEALVRWQHPTRGLLYPDAFLRLAEDSGLMPQLNDEVLRQALAECARWWREGREIDVAVNLSASTVVNAALPGMLADRLSAVGLPPRALQVEITEDVLMADRTRARSVLERIHALGIEVALDDFGSGYSSLAYLRELPVDVLKLDRSFISPISGDRRAAALVHSAVELAHSLGLRMVAEGVEDDATLQRLAAYGCDSAQGFFLCRPVPADRLDDWLESRPQMSEATQRLARPQGAA; translated from the coding sequence GTGGCGACGGCTGTCGACGCGAGCGCAACCCCCTGGGCCGAGGCGGCCCGCGCCGCTGACACCAACGCCTTCGGGCTGCCGGGCGGTCTTGATCTGCGCCCGCTTCCCGAGCCGCGACGCATGCTCCCCTGGCGACTGACCGGACAGGCGCTGCGGGGCCATCGGGGGAGCCTCGGGCTCGGGCTCGTGGCCCTGGCGTGCGTCGCCTTCATGATTTCGTTCGTTCCTGGGCTGCGGGCCCACCCTGGATTCAGCCCGATTTGGGACGGACTGGTCGGTAATGCGGTCTACCTCGGCGCGGCCGGGCTCGCTGCGGCTCGTCTGCGCTTAAGTGGCCCGGACCGAACCGCGCGGCGCCTCCTCGCGATCGGTCTGGGCCTGTACGCCGCCGGCTGGGTGTGCTGGTCGGTCCTGTCCTGGGCCGGCGCCGCACGCCGCTCGGGTTTGTCCGCGGACGTTCTCTGGCTGGCCTTCTACCCGTGCGCCTACGCGGCAATCGTGCTCCTCGCGCGACCGCGCACCCCCCGGCTGGTCTACCGAGCCGCCGGCCTCGACGGGCTGATCGGAGCGCTGGGCGTTGGCTCGCTCGGGGCAGCCTTCCTCGCGGCCCGGTGGCACGGCGCGGGACGGGCGTTGGGCGGACCCGGAATGGCGCTCATCTACCCGCTGACGGATCTGCTGCTCATCGTCCTGCTCGTCGGGGCGTTAGGGCTGTTCGGCTGGCGGGTGCCCAGCGGCTGGTGGCCGCTTTTGGGTGGGCTGACCCTGCTCACCGTGACCGATGTCGCCTTCCTCGGGCGCGTCACGTCGGGATCGCGAGCCGGGAGTTGGCTCGACGCGGCATGGATGGCCGCCATGCTCCTGCTGGCGGCGGGGCGGGGCAGTGCGGCCGCCTCCCGGCCGGATCAGATGCGGCCGACACTCGTCGTTCCGCTGGTCTGCGGGGGCGCATCCATCGCCGTTCTCGCCGTGCAGGCGCACTCCCCCTTCAACGAGCTCGTCTGGGGACTCGCCACCGGCTGTCTGGTCGCCGTCATGGCCCGGCTCGCCGCGACCTCCCGCGAGTTGCACCGGCTCGCGGCGTCGCACGCCCTGACGCTGACCGACGAGCTCACCGGGTTGGCCAGCCGCCGGGCCTTCCTCGACAGCGCCCGGGACGTCTTCCTCGCCCGGCCCGATCAGCGGCACGCTCTGCTGCTACTCGACCTCGATCGGTTCAAGGAGGTAAACGACTCACTCGGGCACCGCACCGGGGATGCCCTGCTCGCCATGGTGTCGCCCCGGCTGGCCCAGCTCGTGGGGTCACGCGACCTGCTGGCCCGCCTCGGTGGCGACGAGTTCGCAGTCCTGCTGCACGGCGCGGGCGTACCGGGGGCGCACGCTGCCGCCGACTACCTGCGAGACGCTCTCCGCGAGCCCGTGACGATCGACGGCGTCACCCTGCAGGTGGACGCAAGTATCGGGATCGCCGTCTTCCCCGAGCACGGAACCACGATCGGAACCCTTCTCCAACATGCCGACATCGCCATGTACCAGGCGAAGGAGAACCGCGACGGACCGCAGTTGTTCACCGGAACAGATCAAGCGGCGGGCCGGGAACGACTGGTCACCCTCGACGAACTGCGCCGGGCCCTCCGCGAGCGGCAGCTCGTCCTTCACTATCAGCCCAAGGTGGAGCTACCCAGCGGCCGGGTGCTGGGGGTTGAGGCACTGGTGCGATGGCAACACCCGACCCGGGGCCTGCTCTACCCCGACGCCTTCCTTCGGCTGGCCGAAGACAGCGGCCTGATGCCCCAACTCAACGACGAGGTTCTCCGGCAAGCACTCGCCGAGTGCGCCAGGTGGTGGCGGGAGGGGCGCGAGATCGATGTTGCGGTCAACCTCTCCGCCTCCACAGTCGTCAACGCCGCGCTCCCCGGGATGCTCGCCGACCGCCTCAGCGCCGTCGGGCTTCCCCCCCGAGCGCTCCAGGTCGAGATCACCGAAGACGTTCTGATGGCCGACCGAACGCGCGCCCGATCCGTACTGGAGAGGATCCATGCGCTCGGCATCGAGGTCGCCCTCGACGATTTCGGCAGCGGCTACTCGTCGCTGGCCTACCTGCGCGAGCTGCCAGTGGACGTTCTCAAGCTCGACCGCTCGTTCATCAGTCCGATCTCCGGGGACCGGCGAGCCGCCGCCCTCGTCCACTCGGCTGTCGAGCTGGCACATTCC
- a CDS encoding recombinase family protein, whose product MERNAAAGGWLGGNPSYGYTTHPDGGHLAVNPVEAPLIPVIFNLYAREHLGGTAIATQLSAQGHRTRTGAPWSDRSVITVLRNRAYLGEVTFRGVSHPSRHQPLIDPDTFNAAQQVLTLRGEDLSRRASNASDCLLTGLVVCDRCQKRFLGTAAPGKLPLPVLHLLQP is encoded by the coding sequence ATGGAGCGCAACGCCGCGGCCGGTGGCTGGCTTGGCGGGAACCCGTCCTACGGCTACACCACTCACCCCGACGGCGGCCATCTGGCCGTCAACCCAGTCGAAGCGCCGCTGATCCCAGTGATCTTCAACCTCTACGCTCGCGAGCACCTCGGCGGCACAGCAATCGCCACCCAGCTCAGTGCGCAGGGGCACCGCACCCGCACCGGCGCGCCTTGGAGCGACCGGTCGGTGATCACTGTGCTACGCAACCGCGCCTACCTCGGCGAGGTCACCTTCCGAGGCGTCAGCCACCCATCCCGACACCAGCCATTGATCGACCCCGACACCTTCAACGCCGCCCAGCAGGTCCTCACTCTGCGCGGCGAAGATCTGAGCCGACGGGCGTCCAACGCCAGCGACTGCCTGCTCACCGGTCTGGTCGTCTGCGACAGATGCCAGAAGCGCTTCCTCGGCACCGCTGCCCCCGGCAAGCTGCCGCTACCGGTACTACACCTGCTACAGCCGTAG
- a CDS encoding recombinase family protein produces MLRIATYTRISTDETHQPYSLEAQDVRLRNYIATQPDWALARTFTNQISGAKLDRAGLDRALVEARAGGSTCCGSTALTGSPAQCAAWHKCSTNWTRLESRSARPLSRSTPQARPGG; encoded by the coding sequence ATGTTGAGGATCGCCACGTACACCCGGATCTCGACCGACGAGACCCACCAGCCCTACAGTCTGGAGGCTCAGGACGTGCGGCTGCGTAACTACATCGCCACCCAGCCGGACTGGGCGCTGGCCCGCACGTTCACTAACCAGATCTCCGGCGCCAAACTGGACCGTGCCGGCCTGGATCGAGCGCTGGTCGAGGCCCGCGCTGGCGGTTCGACCTGCTGCGGGTCTACCGCGTTGACCGGCTCTCCCGCTCAGTGCGCGGCCTGGCACAAGTGCTCGACGAACTGGACAAGGCTGGAGTCGCGTTCCGCCCGGCCACTGAGCCGTTCGACACCTCAAGCGCGGCCGGGCGGATGA
- a CDS encoding Eco57I restriction-modification methylase domain-containing protein — protein sequence MSYFERQMGFEAMSIATLRVDQSEVPPADHGEVFTRRWVVDLVLDLAGYTAERDLASLTAVEPGCGQGAFLIPMVARLVASCAARGRDLRDAGHAIQAYDLLASNVEASQRAVAQVLTGHGAPCEVAQELAQGWVSHADFLLRDEESRTADFVLGNPPYIRLENVPTARSAAYRDVCRTMRGRSDVFVGFIERGLALLGDGGVLGFIVADRWMRNQYGAELREMISDGYSVDSLIQMHDVDAFEDRVSAYPAISIIRRGPQGRAVLAEATAAFGHRDAATLTRWVKSERGTSMRGSGVQAARLPGWYEGSASWPTGSPEELRLVADLESRFPPLEDRRTRTRVGIGVASGSDAVYLTDDPDVVESDRLLPLVMSGDTVRGTVSWSGTYLVNPWRDGQLVELADYPKLQSYLTDHGAAIRSRHVAQRNPMSWYRTIDRVEPGLREQPKLLLPDLKASIHPVLEPGHLYPHHNLYFVTSGAWDLEVLGGLLLCDVANLFVGVYCVKMRGGCYRFQAQYLRRIRVPSPESLGLRDKRALADAFLERDVEAATDIARRLYGIDELPASCRTMVSRIA from the coding sequence GTGAGCTACTTCGAGCGTCAGATGGGCTTTGAGGCCATGAGTATCGCCACCTTGCGGGTCGACCAATCTGAGGTCCCTCCGGCTGATCATGGCGAGGTCTTTACGCGCCGTTGGGTGGTCGACCTTGTGCTCGACCTCGCCGGCTACACGGCGGAACGCGATCTTGCGTCCCTGACCGCTGTGGAGCCTGGGTGTGGGCAAGGTGCCTTCCTCATCCCGATGGTGGCCCGCCTGGTGGCTTCGTGCGCAGCTCGAGGGAGGGATCTCCGTGACGCTGGACACGCCATCCAGGCGTACGACCTGCTCGCCTCGAACGTGGAAGCCAGCCAGCGCGCCGTCGCCCAGGTCTTGACAGGTCATGGCGCCCCATGCGAGGTAGCGCAGGAACTTGCTCAAGGTTGGGTTTCGCACGCGGACTTTCTTTTGCGGGATGAGGAGAGCCGGACGGCGGATTTTGTGCTTGGCAACCCGCCGTACATCAGACTCGAGAATGTGCCCACGGCGCGGAGCGCGGCCTATCGAGACGTTTGCCGGACGATGCGCGGCCGAAGCGACGTGTTTGTCGGTTTCATCGAACGTGGCCTCGCCCTGCTGGGTGACGGCGGCGTGCTCGGATTCATCGTGGCCGACCGTTGGATGCGTAACCAGTACGGCGCTGAATTACGCGAGATGATCAGCGACGGATACTCGGTCGACAGTCTGATCCAGATGCACGACGTCGACGCATTTGAAGATCGCGTGTCTGCCTACCCTGCCATCTCGATCATTCGGCGTGGTCCGCAGGGAAGAGCGGTTCTTGCCGAGGCGACAGCCGCCTTCGGACACCGTGACGCTGCCACTTTGACTCGTTGGGTGAAATCTGAGCGTGGCACGAGTATGCGCGGCTCGGGGGTTCAGGCCGCACGCCTTCCAGGCTGGTACGAGGGCTCAGCGTCCTGGCCAACCGGCTCCCCCGAGGAGCTTCGGTTGGTTGCTGATCTCGAGTCGAGATTTCCTCCCCTTGAAGATCGACGCACCCGAACACGAGTGGGAATCGGTGTTGCGAGCGGGTCCGATGCGGTTTACCTAACTGACGATCCTGACGTCGTCGAGTCCGACCGGTTGCTCCCGCTGGTGATGTCCGGAGACACAGTGCGCGGAACCGTGTCCTGGTCAGGGACGTACCTGGTGAACCCGTGGAGGGATGGACAGCTCGTCGAGTTGGCCGACTACCCCAAGCTGCAGAGCTATCTCACGGACCACGGCGCTGCGATCCGATCGCGTCATGTGGCCCAGCGAAACCCGATGAGCTGGTATCGAACAATCGACCGGGTAGAGCCTGGTCTGCGTGAGCAACCGAAACTGTTGCTACCCGATCTGAAGGCATCGATTCACCCCGTATTGGAGCCTGGCCATCTCTACCCGCATCACAACCTGTACTTCGTGACCTCGGGTGCATGGGATCTGGAAGTGCTCGGAGGCCTGCTGCTCTGTGACGTGGCCAACCTCTTTGTGGGCGTCTACTGCGTGAAGATGCGAGGTGGCTGCTACAGGTTCCAGGCACAGTACCTGCGACGCATACGCGTGCCTAGCCCCGAATCCCTGGGACTACGAGACAAGAGAGCCCTCGCGGACGCATTCCTGGAGCGTGACGTGGAGGCCGCGACGGACATCGCGCGCCGCTTGTATGGCATCGATGAGCTACCCGCCTCGTGCCGGACAATGGTTTCCCGGATCGCATGA
- a CDS encoding ferredoxin, translating to MTWTLRVNPIACDAHGVCAELLPELVDLDEWGYPLIHDGPVPAKLLPLTRRAAAACPTLALRLQPQPAPPR from the coding sequence GTGACCTGGACGCTACGCGTCAACCCGATCGCGTGCGACGCACACGGCGTCTGCGCCGAGTTACTCCCCGAGCTGGTCGATCTCGACGAATGGGGCTATCCCCTGATCCACGACGGACCGGTGCCGGCGAAGCTGCTTCCCCTCACGCGCCGAGCGGCGGCCGCCTGCCCCACCCTCGCGCTCCGCCTGCAGCCACAGCCCGCTCCGCCGCGCTGA
- a CDS encoding NADH-ubiquinone oxidoreductase-F iron-sulfur binding region domain-containing protein, producing the protein MSNSVPPTGAVRLLEMVADHPVGHVEHRARYGSLPLRGFGGPRGPMLLADTAARARLTGRGGAGFPLATKLRAVATQPRGPAVVVANGAEGEPASRKDRTLLGRVPHLVLDGAVLAADAVGADTVHVCVHPGPAVAVVTHAVAERGRAGVDPVFIQVHEVPGRYVASQETALIGWLGGGPALPTFTPPRPSERGVRGRPTLVSNVETLAQLALLARYGERWYAEVGTPEAPGSVLLTVGGAVARPAVQEVAYGTRLGTVLDDAGAGGLAAVLLGGYFGSWLPMPDAGDLEIAPETLRAAGAALGAGVILALPRGGCGLADTARIVTWLADQNAGQCGPCVNGLPAIAGALDALAAGRADRELVHRLRHWLTRVERRGACQHPDGVARLVRSTLQVFDAEVQRHLRGDRCAPGGSMLPSAQRRSA; encoded by the coding sequence GTGAGCAACAGTGTCCCTCCGACCGGTGCCGTGCGCCTGTTGGAAATGGTCGCCGACCACCCGGTCGGTCACGTCGAGCATCGCGCCCGGTACGGCAGCCTGCCCCTGCGCGGATTCGGCGGTCCGCGCGGCCCTATGTTGCTCGCCGACACCGCGGCGCGAGCCAGGCTGACCGGTCGAGGCGGCGCGGGATTCCCGCTCGCGACGAAGCTCCGCGCGGTCGCGACCCAGCCGCGTGGCCCGGCCGTCGTCGTAGCCAACGGCGCCGAAGGAGAACCCGCCAGCCGCAAGGACCGGACGCTCCTCGGCCGGGTCCCCCATCTCGTTCTCGATGGAGCGGTGCTGGCCGCCGACGCCGTCGGGGCGGACACCGTGCACGTCTGCGTGCACCCGGGACCTGCGGTGGCCGTCGTGACCCATGCCGTCGCCGAACGCGGCCGGGCCGGTGTCGACCCGGTGTTCATCCAGGTGCATGAGGTGCCGGGCCGCTACGTCGCCAGCCAGGAGACAGCGCTGATCGGCTGGCTGGGCGGCGGACCGGCACTGCCTACTTTCACGCCGCCACGACCATCGGAACGAGGGGTCCGGGGGCGCCCGACACTGGTCAGCAACGTCGAGACCCTCGCGCAGCTCGCGCTCCTCGCCCGCTACGGCGAGCGCTGGTACGCCGAGGTGGGAACGCCGGAGGCGCCGGGGAGCGTCCTGCTGACCGTCGGCGGCGCGGTGGCCCGTCCAGCGGTGCAGGAGGTGGCCTACGGCACCCGACTCGGCACCGTCCTCGACGACGCGGGAGCGGGCGGTCTGGCGGCGGTGCTCCTCGGCGGCTACTTCGGCAGCTGGCTGCCCATGCCGGATGCTGGCGACCTCGAGATCGCCCCCGAAACCCTCCGCGCGGCCGGCGCCGCCCTAGGGGCCGGCGTCATTCTCGCGCTGCCCCGCGGCGGGTGCGGGCTGGCCGACACCGCGCGGATCGTGACCTGGCTCGCGGATCAGAATGCTGGTCAATGCGGCCCGTGCGTCAACGGGCTGCCCGCCATCGCCGGGGCGTTGGACGCCCTCGCCGCCGGCCGGGCCGATCGCGAGCTGGTTCATCGCCTCCGGCATTGGCTGACCCGGGTGGAGCGACGCGGCGCCTGTCAGCACCCGGACGGTGTCGCTCGACTCGTGCGCAGCACCTTGCAGGTCTTCGACGCCGAGGTGCAACGCCACCTCCGGGGCGATCGTTGTGCCCCTGGGGGCAGCATGCTGCCGTCGGCGCAGCGGCGGTCGGCGTGA
- a CDS encoding ferric reductase-like transmembrane domain-containing protein has product MSSALGFAGNPRALWYLTRGSGLVALLLLTAVLVLGLVVAGRWSRPGWPRFVTSDLHRNLSLLTVVLVAIHVISAVSDPFAPIRWLNAVIPFTGSYRPLWLGFGALASDLLLALIATSLLRLRIGHRMWRGVHWLAYACWPVAVLHGLGTGSDTRPGWAQAITWGCVGAVVAGLAWRLLRDRARPAAVRVLSAVAGVAVAAALGGFALAGPLQPGWAQRAGTPTALLARSVTTAAAPSGAGAGAGAGAASPGTLVLPYSGFLAGTIRQDDHSDGTSTVQIGGTVRGAPTGRLSITLEGQALDNGGVAMTGSQVQLDIAGTGYQGHVVALSGRTLDASLTDDAGAGVLLGLQLNIEGSTVQGTVTISNANAQEGGE; this is encoded by the coding sequence GTGAGCTCCGCACTGGGGTTCGCCGGAAACCCCCGCGCCCTGTGGTACCTAACCCGCGGCAGCGGACTTGTCGCGCTGCTGCTCTTGACTGCTGTCCTAGTCCTCGGTCTGGTGGTGGCCGGTCGGTGGAGCCGGCCCGGCTGGCCCCGGTTCGTCACATCCGACCTTCATCGCAACTTGTCCCTGCTCACGGTCGTGCTAGTTGCCATTCACGTGATCAGCGCGGTATCCGACCCCTTCGCTCCGATCCGTTGGCTCAACGCCGTGATCCCGTTCACCGGCAGTTACCGGCCGCTCTGGCTCGGCTTCGGCGCACTCGCCAGCGACCTCCTGCTCGCGCTGATCGCCACCAGCCTGCTGCGATTGCGGATCGGCCATCGGATGTGGCGGGGGGTGCATTGGCTGGCGTACGCATGCTGGCCAGTCGCGGTCCTGCACGGACTGGGCACGGGGAGCGACACACGGCCCGGCTGGGCCCAGGCGATCACCTGGGGGTGCGTCGGGGCCGTGGTCGCCGGCCTGGCCTGGCGGCTGCTGCGGGATCGGGCCCGACCCGCCGCGGTTCGCGTGCTGAGCGCGGTCGCGGGAGTAGCCGTGGCGGCGGCGCTCGGGGGCTTCGCGTTGGCCGGCCCGCTGCAACCCGGCTGGGCGCAGCGAGCCGGAACTCCGACGGCATTGCTGGCCCGGTCGGTCACCACCGCGGCGGCGCCCTCAGGTGCTGGTGCTGGTGCTGGTGCTGGCGCGGCGTCACCGGGGACGCTCGTCCTGCCGTACAGCGGATTCCTCGCCGGGACGATCCGGCAAGACGATCATTCGGACGGCACGAGCACGGTGCAGATTGGCGGCACCGTGCGGGGTGCACCCACCGGCCGACTCTCGATCACCCTGGAGGGCCAGGCGCTGGACAACGGTGGTGTCGCGATGACCGGAAGCCAGGTCCAACTCGACATCGCCGGAACGGGATACCAGGGCCACGTGGTGGCACTGTCCGGCCGCACCCTCGACGCGTCGCTGACCGACGATGCCGGGGCCGGGGTCCTGCTGGGCCTCCAGCTCAACATCGAGGGCAGCACCGTCCAGGGCACCGTCACGATCTCCAACGCCAACGCCCAGGAGGGTGGCGAGTGA
- a CDS encoding FAD:protein FMN transferase has protein sequence MPTAPPVETSPRAATHTLASWDVWTTSATLAMTAPGALGPARVAVESVLDAVDRAASRFRPDSELNRLSRRAGQWQPLSPLLADLLAAALRAARLTDGAVDPTVGGQLVSLGYDRSFPTLDADGPPVNPICRATSWRSIELDCDAGLIRLPAGMTLDLGATAKAWAADRAAATAARAVGGGVLVSLGGDIAVAGPPPTGGWVVAIADEHAAHGPTGQGDPSPRVTLAGGGLATSSTVTRRWRRGDRWVHHLVDPMTGLPTSGPWRTVSVAAATCLDANTASTAAIVRGKGAERWLAERRLPARLVGTDGSVRLVGGWPAEGPA, from the coding sequence ATGCCGACCGCACCACCGGTCGAAACGTCGCCGCGCGCGGCGACGCACACGCTCGCCTCGTGGGACGTGTGGACGACCAGCGCCACCCTTGCCATGACGGCACCGGGTGCGCTCGGGCCGGCCCGGGTGGCCGTGGAGTCCGTCCTAGACGCCGTCGACCGGGCGGCGAGCCGATTCCGCCCGGACTCCGAATTGAACCGGCTGTCCCGCCGCGCCGGGCAATGGCAGCCGCTGAGTCCCCTCCTCGCGGATCTGCTCGCAGCCGCGCTGCGCGCCGCCCGCCTCACCGACGGCGCCGTGGATCCGACCGTCGGCGGGCAGCTCGTATCGCTCGGCTACGACCGGAGCTTCCCGACGCTCGACGCTGACGGTCCGCCGGTCAACCCGATCTGTCGGGCCACGAGCTGGCGCAGCATCGAACTCGACTGCGATGCCGGTCTGATCCGCCTCCCGGCGGGGATGACGCTCGACCTGGGCGCGACCGCAAAAGCGTGGGCGGCGGACCGAGCGGCCGCAACTGCCGCCCGGGCCGTCGGTGGCGGGGTGCTGGTAAGCCTCGGCGGCGACATCGCCGTGGCCGGGCCGCCCCCCACCGGCGGCTGGGTGGTGGCGATCGCGGACGAACACGCCGCCCATGGGCCCACCGGCCAGGGTGACCCATCCCCCCGGGTCACCCTGGCCGGCGGGGGGCTCGCCACGTCCAGCACGGTGACCCGACGCTGGCGGCGCGGCGACCGGTGGGTACATCACCTCGTCGACCCCATGACCGGGCTCCCAACCAGCGGCCCCTGGCGCACGGTCAGCGTCGCCGCCGCTACCTGCCTGGACGCCAATACGGCGAGCACGGCAGCCATCGTTCGCGGCAAGGGCGCGGAACGCTGGCTCGCCGAGCGGCGACTACCCGCTCGCCTGGTCGGTACCGACGGGTCCGTGCGCCTCGTGGGCGGCTGGCCCGCGGAAGGACCGGCGTGA
- a CDS encoding serine hydrolase domain-containing protein, whose amino-acid sequence MTGPATPIRGDTAPGFEPVRDAFAANFRSGDLGAACCVYRDGRPVVDLWAGRAEPGGDRAWEADTPVVVFSSTKGATAICIHRLAERGELDLEAPVAEYWPAFAAAGKAAIPVSAVLAHRAAVPVVDAAVSLDDVVGWHGVAAAVAAQRPVWPPGSAHGYHARTFGWILGELIRRITGNPVGAFFATEVADPLGLDFWIGLPADVEPRLAELVPPRLPTGPLAVAHAAARIPGLMPAGRLLTGHLPAPWLRTVAAALDPDSLLTRVMTGPSALFNYDQRWNTRPYHAAELPSSNGVASARAMARMYAATVGEVDGVRLLRPETVAAATVVRSDGTDLVTLQPSRFGAGFALPPMIGAAAPPGAFGHPGAGGSLGFADPVHHLGFGYAMNRMRLGRDGRAEGLVRAVYSCL is encoded by the coding sequence GTGACCGGCCCGGCGACGCCGATCCGGGGCGACACCGCCCCCGGCTTCGAGCCGGTGCGGGATGCCTTCGCCGCGAACTTCCGCTCCGGTGACCTCGGGGCCGCCTGCTGTGTCTACCGCGACGGCCGGCCGGTCGTGGACCTGTGGGCCGGGCGGGCCGAGCCCGGCGGCGACCGCGCGTGGGAAGCCGACACCCCGGTGGTCGTGTTCTCCTCCACCAAGGGCGCGACCGCGATCTGCATCCACCGGCTGGCCGAGCGGGGCGAGCTCGATCTGGAGGCGCCGGTCGCCGAATACTGGCCGGCGTTCGCCGCGGCCGGCAAGGCGGCGATCCCGGTGTCGGCGGTGCTCGCGCACCGGGCGGCCGTGCCGGTCGTGGACGCGGCGGTCAGCCTCGACGACGTCGTCGGCTGGCACGGTGTCGCCGCCGCGGTCGCCGCGCAGCGTCCGGTCTGGCCGCCGGGCAGCGCGCACGGCTACCACGCCCGAACCTTCGGCTGGATCCTCGGCGAGCTGATCCGCCGGATCACCGGGAACCCGGTCGGCGCCTTCTTCGCCACCGAGGTCGCCGACCCGCTCGGCCTCGACTTCTGGATCGGGCTGCCGGCCGACGTCGAACCCCGGCTGGCCGAACTCGTCCCACCGCGGCTGCCGACCGGACCGCTCGCGGTCGCGCACGCGGCCGCCCGGATTCCGGGCCTGATGCCGGCCGGGCGGCTGCTCACCGGGCACCTGCCGGCCCCGTGGCTGCGCACCGTCGCCGCGGCCCTCGACCCGGACAGCCTGCTCACCCGGGTCATGACCGGCCCGAGTGCCCTGTTCAACTACGACCAGCGATGGAACACCAGGCCGTACCACGCCGCGGAACTACCCTCGTCGAACGGCGTCGCCAGCGCCCGGGCGATGGCCCGGATGTACGCGGCGACGGTCGGCGAAGTCGACGGGGTCCGGCTGCTGCGCCCGGAGACGGTGGCCGCGGCGACCGTCGTGCGCAGCGACGGCACCGACCTGGTCACCCTGCAACCGTCCCGGTTCGGTGCGGGCTTCGCGCTCCCCCCGATGATCGGCGCCGCCGCCCCGCCCGGCGCATTCGGTCATCCCGGCGCCGGCGGTTCGCTGGGTTTCGCCGACCCGGTCCACCACCTCGGATTCGGCTACGCCATGAATCGGATGAGGCTGGGCAGGGACGGTCGGGCAGAGGGGCTCGTTAGAGCTGTCTATTCCTGTCTGTGA
- a CDS encoding SCO family protein, with protein sequence MTRRLLAGLAVAGLLAGCAPGRPGPPAASLGTVVDTAVPAAIRNLPLVTADGRPTSLAAFGGRDVMIADFLSLCTDVCPLTSANTAAMARAVTAAALGARVVLLEISVDPERDTPARLRAYQRLYGGPQADWVLLTETPANAAVLWRYFGVAVARAPEPKPATLDWLTHRPLTYDVDHSNVLVFLGPDGAERFVVNAAPDTLGAVPPGPLVGALSPQGRNDLAHPDPVVSWTVPQALSVLSWLAGRKIPVAGG encoded by the coding sequence GTGACCCGCCGCCTCCTCGCCGGGCTGGCGGTCGCCGGACTGCTCGCCGGCTGCGCCCCCGGCCGGCCCGGTCCGCCGGCCGCCTCGCTCGGCACCGTCGTGGACACGGCGGTGCCGGCCGCGATCCGTAACCTCCCGCTGGTCACCGCGGACGGCCGGCCGACCAGCCTCGCCGCGTTCGGCGGACGCGACGTGATGATCGCGGACTTCCTCAGCCTCTGCACCGACGTCTGCCCGCTGACGTCGGCGAACACCGCGGCGATGGCCCGGGCGGTCACCGCCGCCGCCCTCGGCGCCCGGGTGGTCCTGCTCGAGATAAGCGTCGATCCGGAGCGGGACACGCCCGCGCGGCTCCGCGCCTACCAGCGGCTCTACGGCGGCCCGCAGGCCGACTGGGTGCTGCTCACCGAGACACCAGCGAACGCGGCGGTGCTCTGGCGCTACTTCGGGGTAGCCGTCGCGCGCGCGCCGGAACCGAAACCGGCAACCCTGGACTGGCTGACCCACCGGCCGTTGACCTACGACGTGGACCACTCGAACGTGCTGGTCTTCCTCGGCCCGGACGGCGCCGAGCGGTTCGTCGTGAACGCCGCACCGGACACGCTCGGAGCGGTGCCGCCCGGCCCACTGGTCGGCGCCCTGAGCCCGCAGGGACGCAACGACCTGGCCCACCCGGACCCGGTAGTCAGCTGGACCGTCCCGCAGGCGTTGTCGGTGCTCAGCTGGCTGGCCGGCCGGAAGATCCCGGTGGCCGGGGGGTGA